The following coding sequences are from one Aethina tumida isolate Nest 87 chromosome 2, icAetTumi1.1, whole genome shotgun sequence window:
- the LOC109594253 gene encoding uncharacterized protein LOC109594253, with amino-acid sequence MAQGKLKVKTKVPQNVKTKKQKGSAITKRANCPIQSRKKKNDETNKLKEIITKTVNKAVEDEMRAKAETGQKSLSNAQKAVAAHNSKSK; translated from the exons atggcaCAAGGAAAATTGAAAGTGAAAACAAAAGTTCCTCAAAATGTCAAGACGAAGAAACAAAAAGGAAGTGCCATAACAAAACGTGCAA ATTGCCCAATTCAGTCCAGAAAGAAGAAAAATGACGAGACGAATAAATTAAAGGAGATTATTACCAAAACTGTTAATAAAGCTGTAGAAGATGAGATGAGAGCAAAGGCAGAGACTGGACAAAAATCTTTATCGAATGCGCAAAAGGCAGTTGCAGCACAtaattcaaaatcaaaataa
- the LOC109606510 gene encoding unconventional myosin IC isoform X1 — protein MTELWNHGTRFNMETHLQDRDRVGVQDAVLLEDYTNEKVFSENLEKRFKENVIYTYIGPVLISVNPYKELNIYGDNDIKAYSGKHFFEVPPHVFAITDTSYRALKEEQREQCILISGESGSGKTEASKKVLQYIAAVTDHKGEVEKVKNKLLVSNPVLEAFGNATTNRNDNSSRFGKYMDIQFNSEGNPVGGKILNYLLEKSRVISQLKGERNFHIFYQLLKGADDDLLSQLNLRRNLDSYYYLSEGDDSNVVTLNDEKNFKDVCSALDTLEFTEEAKKEIFSILAAILHLGNVGFTEEECEKREGNRAKILKPELVETVAKLLSCDPSQLTQALTHKTIEAQKEIVTSPLNRELSIYARDALVKAIYDRLFTWLVQRINSSLEPDGMRKNYVIGILDIYGFEIFERNSFEQLCINFCNEKLHQLFIDLTLKSEQEEYMREGIEWQHIEYFDNKIILDLIEEKHKGMIAYMDEECLRPGDPTDISLLAKLDQRLDYHKHYISHKKADPKLQKILGRDEFRIIHYAGEVTYNVKTFLEKNNDLLFRDLREAMAHSTNSILSTTFPKADVTNKRRPDTAITKFKNSVNDLMVILRDKEPNYIRCIKPNDSKKSGVFDEELVSHQVKYLGLMENLRVRRAGFAYRRVYSQFLQRYKCLSKDTWPHYRGDPKDGVQVLVCALGYEKDEYQMGKTKIFIRHPKTLFNTEDAFQEKKNDLAAIIQASWKAMVQRRNYLRMRESAIIVQKYIRKFLAIRAAKRRREAVLTLRKFIKGFITRNDAPNADNEAFAQITRATWLNKLSKNLPDSVLSRPWPKCPYICKEASNILYKMHGASLSRAYRTKLTPERKQQFEMKVLAEKLFKDKKKSYPASIRDPFVKDRLYDQSAVRSLIKTLSNGDKDLYVCEVTKFDRHGYKPRKRYILVTSKSFYVLDVTKQLKVKHQLPLKDLKFSITPENDKMLLVDIPEELIKAEKGDIILEVPNLIEILTIILFSTKKNEQLIINDKSPIQHSMKGKSGIIDFSVGTPENIHKDKNGHLRVVASP, from the exons ATGACGGAATTATGGAATCATGGAACAAG ATTCAACatggaaacacatttacaagATCGGGACCGGGTGGGAGTGCAGGATGCTGTTCTGCTAGAAGACTATACTAACGAAAAAGTTTTCAgtgaaaatttggaaaaacgatttaaagaaaatgtgATATAT aCTTACATTGGTCCagtattaatttcagttaaccCTTACAAAGAACTGAATATTTACGGAGATAACGATATTAAAGCCTACAGTGGAAAGCACTTTTTCGAAGTGCCTCCCCATGT gtTTGCGATTACTGACACTTCATACAGGGCCCTGAAAGAAGAACAGAGGGAGCAATGCATTTTGATTTCTG GTGAATCCGGTTCTGGAAAGACTGAAGCTTCCAAAAAGGTACTGCAGTATATTGCTGCAGTTACCGATCATAAGGGAGAAGTtgagaaagtaaaaaataaactacttgtATCTAATCCGGTGTTGGAAGCGTTCGGAAATGCTACAACAAATCGCAATGATAATTCTAGCCGATTTGGAAAATATATGGACATTCAGTTTAACAGCGag GGTAACCCAGTAGgaggtaaaattttaaattacctaTTGGAAAAGTCCAGAGTAATTAGCCAACTAAAGGGTGAaagaaattttcatatattctaCCAATTATTAAAAGGCGCAGATGATGATTTATTGTCACAATTGAACCTAAGAAGGAACTTAGATTCTTATTATTACCTTTCGGAAGGA GATGATTCTAATGTTGTTACGTTGAATGatgaaaagaattttaaagatgTCTGCTCTGCTCTTGATACTTTGGAGTTTACAGAAGAagcaaaaaaagaaattttttccATCCTTGCAGCTATATTACATTTAGGCAATGTAGGATTTACTGAAGAAGAATGTGAGAAAAGAGAGGGAAACAGggctaaaatattgaaaccgGAACTTGTTGAAACTGTGGCAaag CTTTTGAGTTGTGATCCAAGTCAACTAACTCAAGCGTTAACTCACAAGACTATTGAAGCCCAGAAGGAAATTGTAACAAGTCCTTTAAATAGAGAATTATCTATTTATGCTAGAGATGCCCTTGTTAAGGCAATTTATGATAGATTGTTTACATGGCTGGTACAACGCATTAATAGTTCGCTGGAGCCCGACGGAATGAGGAAAAATTATGTGATTGGTATTTTGGATATCTatggatttgaaatttttgaaagaaacag TTTTGAACAACTGTGTATCAATTTCTGCAACGAAAAGCTTCACCAACTTTTTATCGACCTAACGTTAAAATCTGAACAAGAGGAGTACATGAGGGAAGGCATTGAATGGCAACATATTGAGTACtttgataacaaaattattttggattTGATTGAAGAAAAACATAAAg gtaTGATTGCGTATATGGATGAAGAGTGTTTGAGACCAGGCGACCCGACTGATATTTCTTTGCTGGCTAAACTCGATCAACGTCTTGATTACCATAAACACTACATAAGTCACAAGAAAGCCGATCCtaaattgcaaaaaatattGGGCCGTGat gAATTCCGCATCATTCATTATGCAGGAGAAGTTACttataatgtaaaaacatttttggagAAAAACAATGACTTGCTGTTCCGTGATCTACGAGAAGCAATGGCACATTCCACAAACAGTATATTAAGTACTACATTCCCTAAAGCtgatgtaacaaataaaaggAGACCTGATACAGcgattactaaatttaaaaattccgtCAATGACCTAATGGTCATTTTAAGAGACAAGGAGCCCAATTATATCAGATGTATCAAACCAAATGATAGTAAAAAATcag gGGTATTTGATGAGGAATTAGTCAGTCACCAAGTCAAATATCTTGGCTTGATGGAGAATTTACGTGTAAGAAGAGCAGGATTTGCATACAGGCGTGTTTACAGTCAATTCTTACAAAGATATAAGTGCTTATCTAAAGACACTTGGCCTCATTACCGTGGCGATCCAAAAGACGGTGTTCAAGTATTAGTTTGTGCATTGGGTTATGAGAAGGATGAATATCAAATGGGAAA aaccaaaatatttatcagacACCCGAAAACGCTGTTTAACACTGAAGATGCTTTCCAAGAAAAGAAGAATGATTTGGCAGCTATAATTCAAGCTAGCTGGAAAGCTATGGTACAAAGACGAAATTATTTGAGAATGAGGGAATCAGCAATTATAGTACAGAAGTACATCAGAAAATTCCTTGCAATCAGGGCTGCCAAAAGGAGGCGTGAAGCTGTACTAACTCtaagaaa GTTCATTAAAGGCTTCATCACACGTAATGACGCTCCTAATGCGGATAATGAGGCATTTGCCCAAATCACGAGGGCTACCTGGTTGAACAAGTTATCCAAAAATCTTCCCGATTCTGTTTTGTCAAGACCATGGCCAAAATGTCCATATATTTGCAAGGAAgcttctaatattttatacaaaatgcaTGGTGCGTCATTGTCCAGAGCATACCGCACGAAACTGACACCAGAacgtaaacaacaatttgaaatgaaagttcTTGCTGAGAAACTATTTAAAG ATAAAAAGAAGAGCTACCCCGCATCTATTCGTGACCCATTCGTTAAAGACCGCTTGTACGATCAATCTGCCGTTCGAAGTCTAATAAAGACTCTTTCAAATGGAGACAAAGACttg tacgtATGTGAAGTAACTAAATTCGATAGACATGGCTATAAACCCAGAAAGAGATACATTTTAGTAACAAGTAAAAGTTTCTATGTATTGGATGTGACTAAACAGTTGAAAGTAAAACATCAATTACCTCTGAAAGATCTAAAATTCTCAATTACTCCAGAAAACGATAAGATGCTCCTGGTTGATATACCTGAAGAGTTGATAAAGGCAGAAaag GGAGATATTATTCTTGAAGTTCCAAACCTAATTGAGATtcttactattattttattttccacaaAGAAAAATGAGCAGTTGATAATCAACGATAAGAGTCC gATACAACACAGTATGAAAGGAAAATCGGGAATTATCGATTTTTCAGTTGGAACTCcagaaaatattcataaagataaaaatggaCATTTGCGGGTT GTTGCTTCCCCATAA
- the LOC109606510 gene encoding unconventional myosin IC isoform X2, producing METHLQDRDRVGVQDAVLLEDYTNEKVFSENLEKRFKENVIYTYIGPVLISVNPYKELNIYGDNDIKAYSGKHFFEVPPHVFAITDTSYRALKEEQREQCILISGESGSGKTEASKKVLQYIAAVTDHKGEVEKVKNKLLVSNPVLEAFGNATTNRNDNSSRFGKYMDIQFNSEGNPVGGKILNYLLEKSRVISQLKGERNFHIFYQLLKGADDDLLSQLNLRRNLDSYYYLSEGDDSNVVTLNDEKNFKDVCSALDTLEFTEEAKKEIFSILAAILHLGNVGFTEEECEKREGNRAKILKPELVETVAKLLSCDPSQLTQALTHKTIEAQKEIVTSPLNRELSIYARDALVKAIYDRLFTWLVQRINSSLEPDGMRKNYVIGILDIYGFEIFERNSFEQLCINFCNEKLHQLFIDLTLKSEQEEYMREGIEWQHIEYFDNKIILDLIEEKHKGMIAYMDEECLRPGDPTDISLLAKLDQRLDYHKHYISHKKADPKLQKILGRDEFRIIHYAGEVTYNVKTFLEKNNDLLFRDLREAMAHSTNSILSTTFPKADVTNKRRPDTAITKFKNSVNDLMVILRDKEPNYIRCIKPNDSKKSGVFDEELVSHQVKYLGLMENLRVRRAGFAYRRVYSQFLQRYKCLSKDTWPHYRGDPKDGVQVLVCALGYEKDEYQMGKTKIFIRHPKTLFNTEDAFQEKKNDLAAIIQASWKAMVQRRNYLRMRESAIIVQKYIRKFLAIRAAKRRREAVLTLRKFIKGFITRNDAPNADNEAFAQITRATWLNKLSKNLPDSVLSRPWPKCPYICKEASNILYKMHGASLSRAYRTKLTPERKQQFEMKVLAEKLFKDKKKSYPASIRDPFVKDRLYDQSAVRSLIKTLSNGDKDLYVCEVTKFDRHGYKPRKRYILVTSKSFYVLDVTKQLKVKHQLPLKDLKFSITPENDKMLLVDIPEELIKAEKGDIILEVPNLIEILTIILFSTKKNEQLIINDKSPIQHSMKGKSGIIDFSVGTPENIHKDKNGHLRVVASP from the exons atggaaacacatttacaagATCGGGACCGGGTGGGAGTGCAGGATGCTGTTCTGCTAGAAGACTATACTAACGAAAAAGTTTTCAgtgaaaatttggaaaaacgatttaaagaaaatgtgATATAT aCTTACATTGGTCCagtattaatttcagttaaccCTTACAAAGAACTGAATATTTACGGAGATAACGATATTAAAGCCTACAGTGGAAAGCACTTTTTCGAAGTGCCTCCCCATGT gtTTGCGATTACTGACACTTCATACAGGGCCCTGAAAGAAGAACAGAGGGAGCAATGCATTTTGATTTCTG GTGAATCCGGTTCTGGAAAGACTGAAGCTTCCAAAAAGGTACTGCAGTATATTGCTGCAGTTACCGATCATAAGGGAGAAGTtgagaaagtaaaaaataaactacttgtATCTAATCCGGTGTTGGAAGCGTTCGGAAATGCTACAACAAATCGCAATGATAATTCTAGCCGATTTGGAAAATATATGGACATTCAGTTTAACAGCGag GGTAACCCAGTAGgaggtaaaattttaaattacctaTTGGAAAAGTCCAGAGTAATTAGCCAACTAAAGGGTGAaagaaattttcatatattctaCCAATTATTAAAAGGCGCAGATGATGATTTATTGTCACAATTGAACCTAAGAAGGAACTTAGATTCTTATTATTACCTTTCGGAAGGA GATGATTCTAATGTTGTTACGTTGAATGatgaaaagaattttaaagatgTCTGCTCTGCTCTTGATACTTTGGAGTTTACAGAAGAagcaaaaaaagaaattttttccATCCTTGCAGCTATATTACATTTAGGCAATGTAGGATTTACTGAAGAAGAATGTGAGAAAAGAGAGGGAAACAGggctaaaatattgaaaccgGAACTTGTTGAAACTGTGGCAaag CTTTTGAGTTGTGATCCAAGTCAACTAACTCAAGCGTTAACTCACAAGACTATTGAAGCCCAGAAGGAAATTGTAACAAGTCCTTTAAATAGAGAATTATCTATTTATGCTAGAGATGCCCTTGTTAAGGCAATTTATGATAGATTGTTTACATGGCTGGTACAACGCATTAATAGTTCGCTGGAGCCCGACGGAATGAGGAAAAATTATGTGATTGGTATTTTGGATATCTatggatttgaaatttttgaaagaaacag TTTTGAACAACTGTGTATCAATTTCTGCAACGAAAAGCTTCACCAACTTTTTATCGACCTAACGTTAAAATCTGAACAAGAGGAGTACATGAGGGAAGGCATTGAATGGCAACATATTGAGTACtttgataacaaaattattttggattTGATTGAAGAAAAACATAAAg gtaTGATTGCGTATATGGATGAAGAGTGTTTGAGACCAGGCGACCCGACTGATATTTCTTTGCTGGCTAAACTCGATCAACGTCTTGATTACCATAAACACTACATAAGTCACAAGAAAGCCGATCCtaaattgcaaaaaatattGGGCCGTGat gAATTCCGCATCATTCATTATGCAGGAGAAGTTACttataatgtaaaaacatttttggagAAAAACAATGACTTGCTGTTCCGTGATCTACGAGAAGCAATGGCACATTCCACAAACAGTATATTAAGTACTACATTCCCTAAAGCtgatgtaacaaataaaaggAGACCTGATACAGcgattactaaatttaaaaattccgtCAATGACCTAATGGTCATTTTAAGAGACAAGGAGCCCAATTATATCAGATGTATCAAACCAAATGATAGTAAAAAATcag gGGTATTTGATGAGGAATTAGTCAGTCACCAAGTCAAATATCTTGGCTTGATGGAGAATTTACGTGTAAGAAGAGCAGGATTTGCATACAGGCGTGTTTACAGTCAATTCTTACAAAGATATAAGTGCTTATCTAAAGACACTTGGCCTCATTACCGTGGCGATCCAAAAGACGGTGTTCAAGTATTAGTTTGTGCATTGGGTTATGAGAAGGATGAATATCAAATGGGAAA aaccaaaatatttatcagacACCCGAAAACGCTGTTTAACACTGAAGATGCTTTCCAAGAAAAGAAGAATGATTTGGCAGCTATAATTCAAGCTAGCTGGAAAGCTATGGTACAAAGACGAAATTATTTGAGAATGAGGGAATCAGCAATTATAGTACAGAAGTACATCAGAAAATTCCTTGCAATCAGGGCTGCCAAAAGGAGGCGTGAAGCTGTACTAACTCtaagaaa GTTCATTAAAGGCTTCATCACACGTAATGACGCTCCTAATGCGGATAATGAGGCATTTGCCCAAATCACGAGGGCTACCTGGTTGAACAAGTTATCCAAAAATCTTCCCGATTCTGTTTTGTCAAGACCATGGCCAAAATGTCCATATATTTGCAAGGAAgcttctaatattttatacaaaatgcaTGGTGCGTCATTGTCCAGAGCATACCGCACGAAACTGACACCAGAacgtaaacaacaatttgaaatgaaagttcTTGCTGAGAAACTATTTAAAG ATAAAAAGAAGAGCTACCCCGCATCTATTCGTGACCCATTCGTTAAAGACCGCTTGTACGATCAATCTGCCGTTCGAAGTCTAATAAAGACTCTTTCAAATGGAGACAAAGACttg tacgtATGTGAAGTAACTAAATTCGATAGACATGGCTATAAACCCAGAAAGAGATACATTTTAGTAACAAGTAAAAGTTTCTATGTATTGGATGTGACTAAACAGTTGAAAGTAAAACATCAATTACCTCTGAAAGATCTAAAATTCTCAATTACTCCAGAAAACGATAAGATGCTCCTGGTTGATATACCTGAAGAGTTGATAAAGGCAGAAaag GGAGATATTATTCTTGAAGTTCCAAACCTAATTGAGATtcttactattattttattttccacaaAGAAAAATGAGCAGTTGATAATCAACGATAAGAGTCC gATACAACACAGTATGAAAGGAAAATCGGGAATTATCGATTTTTCAGTTGGAACTCcagaaaatattcataaagataaaaatggaCATTTGCGGGTT GTTGCTTCCCCATAA